A stretch of Pomacea canaliculata isolate SZHN2017 linkage group LG6, ASM307304v1, whole genome shotgun sequence DNA encodes these proteins:
- the LOC112567031 gene encoding uncharacterized protein LOC112567031 produces MSLQRKINFCGGRYISAEIDLPDCALITEYVPQSHGELKPLRTDRITGGRLPHPIIGFPQIICYEGNLVVVQLLVGREIYLHFLVIDLSAKQYFVFKDDVKHFKPDMLLKGSIQCHLSPDGHCLLLRLPVSVLRPRAASLSLTAKKLHGDEPISAENPVLSTSKLHKFQDRKFKMIAFDPRFPRRLLSMKPNEYCTRCEILVQDLNTRSIIFNKTVPLPDPVDLLHRHSAQQRTRCSAADEEVNSNCDSDEEHEGQYYLDLVSCTTEYSRAGDRIVMCCHVAAGQNLQYLRVLIFDSDLFMCIDQHTHKLPSSMDLKTTKPFLISFTPCDSKSTCFSLLGTVAKLDIHYLALQSQEILLCKQSAALQYCVTFNLEGIYLSCQCLAFLSITFTLTPTGTILHSNKNRA; encoded by the coding sequence aTGTCTTTACAGAGGAAGATCAACTTTTGTGGGGGACGTTACATTTCAGCAGAAATTGATCTCCCTGACTGTGCTCTCATCACAGAATATGTACCTCAATCTCATGGGGAATTAAAACCGTTAAGAACTGACAGAATTACAGGTGGTAGATTACCACATCCTATAATTGGTTTCCCACAAATAATTTGTTACGAAGGGAATTTGGTAGTTGTCCAGCTTCTAGTTGGAAGAGAAATTTATCTACATTTCCTTGTCATTGATTTGTCAGCAAAGCAGTATTTTGTATTCAAAGATGACGTCAAGCATTTTAAGCCTGACATGCTTCTGAAAGGAAGCATCCAGTGCCATTTAAGTCCAGATGGTCACTGTCTGTTACTCCGATTACCAGTGTCGGTGCTCAGGCCTCGTGCTGCCTCACTTTCTTTGACAGCTAAGAAACTTCATGGAGATGAACCTATCTCAGCAGAAAATCCTGTTCTGAGCACCAGTAAACTACATAAGTTTCAAGATCGCAAGTTCAAGATGATAGCATTTGATCCTCGATTTCCAAGGAGACTTTTGAGCATGAAGCCAAATGAGTACTGCACCAGGTGTGAAATCCTTGTTCAAGATCTAAACACCAGAAgcataatttttaacaaaacagtGCCACTACCTGATCCTGTTGACTTGCTTCACAGACACTCAGCTCAACAGAGGACAAGATGCAGTGCAGCAGATGAAGAAGTCAATAGCAACTGTGACTCTGATGAAGAGCATGAGGGACAGTATTATTTGGACTTGGTTTCCTGTACCACGGAATACTCTCGTGCAGGCGATCGTATCGTCATGTGCTGCCATGTAGCAGCAGGTCAAAACCTTCAGTATTTGAGAGTTCTGATCTTTGACTCGGACTTGTTTATGTGCATTGACCAACATACCCATAAACTCCCTTCAAGTATGGATCTAAAAACAACTAAACCTTTCCTGATCAGTTTTACACCTTGTGATTCCAAATCAACGTGTTTCAGTTTATTGGGAACTGTGGCAAAATTAGATATACATTACCTGGCATTACAATCCCAAGAAATATTACTCTGCAAGCAATCTGCCGCATTGCAGTACTGCGTAACCTTCAACCTGGAAGGGATTTATCTTTCTTGCCAATGCCTTGCTTTTTTGTCCATTACCTTCACTTTAACACCTACAGGCACCATCTtgcacagcaacaaaaatagaGCATAG